Genomic DNA from Virgibacillus dokdonensis:
AAAGAATTGGATGTTTGCGTGTATATTTTTATGCGCAAATTGTGGGGAAACCCCAACATTTAGTATAGAGCCGTCTTTCTCCAAATATTTTGCTTCCTAATCGTATTAGAAAAGCTCTGTCTAACATTGGACAGAGCTTTTTATAGTCATTATGTATACCGTGCACCCGTCATCGATACGGTGACCCTATGCGTTACTCAAGTTCATGACTCGGCTTAGGCTTCCCCGCGGCACACAGAAATGACCACTTACTGCTGCTTCCTTCCGGACCTGACAGGATTCGTAGGTTTCTGTTGCGCAGGACCTAAACGTCAACACCAATCCCTTGAGGCAGACCATAAAGTCATCGTACCTCAGACGGGAATTCGGCCTCGCTATAGCGGATTGCGAGTACAGGGCACCGCTACCTCCCCGCTTAGCACGGCACTAATCATTATAACGATAATACAAGCAAATTGCAATAGCAGATGGTGGAAAGTTTGGGTACAATTATATTTAAACTTTGTCCAGGTCTAATTTTCTTTTTGGTCTGGCTTTTTTTGCTTACGAATCTTTTTAAAAAAATCCTTTAGTAATGTAGCACATTCTGCTTCCAAAATGCCTGCAGTTATATCAACTTGATGATTAAAGCGGTCTTCATGTAGTAAATTTAGCAACGTACCAGCACAACCCGCTTTAGGATCAGGTGCTCCGTAGACAACCCTTTTTATCCTCGACTGCACTATCGCACCTGCACACATTGGACAAGGTTCTAATGTAACATACAACGTACAATCCTCTAATCGCCAACTGCCAATCTTATCATTTGCTTTTTGTATCGCTAACAATTCCGCGTGTGCCAACGTACTTTGTGTTGTTTCACGTACATTATATGCGGTAGCTATCATTTCATTTTGATATACAATTACAGCACCAATCGGAACTTCATTTTGTGCGGCTGCTTTTTTTGCTTCTTGTATAGCTGTAAACATCCTTTGTTCATCTATAGTATTCATCTCATCACACTACTTTCTAGTTTGAAAAACGGAAATTCGGTAATAATACTTAAGAAAGTATCCGATACGCAACTGATCTATGATGTCCACCCTTCACCGTATTTCATTGAATATGACTTGTAATTGGAATTTTTGGTGTACTTTATCTCACAGATTAGTCACATGAAAGATAGCCTTATATACTCTATCAGAAGAGAGAGGGGATTTTCGTGCTCAAATCATTGGAAAAAACCGCCGTTTTATTTGTAGATATTATCAACGATTTTCATTTTGATGGTGGAAAAGCATTAGCTTCCAATACGAAAGAAATCCTTCCACACCTTATGTCTTTACGTAAATTTGCCAAAACCAATAAATTACCTATTATTTATGTTAATGATCATTACGGTCTTTGGCAAGCAGACTTTCGTAAAATAATTGACCACTGCTACAATGACGCAAGTAAAGACATTATAGAAGCTTTAAAGCCAGATGACCAAGACTATTTTCTTATTAAACCACAGCATTCCGCCTTTTTTCAAACGCCTCTACAATCTTTGTTATCTGAATTAGATAAAGACAGTCTCATTTTGGCAGGAATTGCCGGAGATATTTGTATTCTGTTTACAGCAAAGGATGCATATATGTATGGATATAAGATGCATATTCCAGAAAATTGCATGGCTTCAGAAGGAAAAGATAATAATGCTTATGCCCTATATTTATTACATGCAGTTATGAAAGCAGACACAACAGCAATATAATTAGCATACCTCCGTCTCCCTCCTCATAAAGTAACAGTAGCAAAACTTTGAAAGGAGGGATTTATTTTGCAAATCCATGTTGTGTCTGCAGGAGATACGTTGTTTCAAATCGCTTCTACATACAGAACTTCTACGCAAGCAATTATTGATGCCAATGAGTTGGATGCACCTAATAATCTAGTTATCGGCCAAGCGCTTGTCATTCCTATTATTGGACAATTTTACTTTGCTCAACCTGGAGATAGTTTATTTTCCATTGCCCAACAATTTAACATACCTCTCGAAACCTTAGCACAAATAAACGGAATCTCGCCAGGAAATATAATACCAGTGGGATTTCAATTATATATTCCGCCAGCACCTAAGACCCCAATCACGACAAATGCATATATTGAGCCTTCCGGCGATACGGTGTCAGAAACCCTAAAGAATTCTGCTCGAAAAGCAGCGCCTTATTTAACTTATTTAGCTATTTTCAGCTACCGTGTAGGCCGCGATGGCAGTCTAACACCACCGCC
This window encodes:
- the tadA gene encoding tRNA adenosine(34) deaminase TadA — translated: MNTIDEQRMFTAIQEAKKAAAQNEVPIGAVIVYQNEMIATAYNVRETTQSTLAHAELLAIQKANDKIGSWRLEDCTLYVTLEPCPMCAGAIVQSRIKRVVYGAPDPKAGCAGTLLNLLHEDRFNHQVDITAGILEAECATLLKDFFKKIRKQKKPDQKEN
- a CDS encoding cysteine hydrolase family protein, with amino-acid sequence MLKSLEKTAVLFVDIINDFHFDGGKALASNTKEILPHLMSLRKFAKTNKLPIIYVNDHYGLWQADFRKIIDHCYNDASKDIIEALKPDDQDYFLIKPQHSAFFQTPLQSLLSELDKDSLILAGIAGDICILFTAKDAYMYGYKMHIPENCMASEGKDNNAYALYLLHAVMKADTTAI